A segment of the Streptomyces sp. P9-A2 genome:
ATCAGGTCGTAGACCTTGGAGCGTCCGACCTTGAGCCGCGTCATGACTTCCGGCACGGTCAGCAGATCAGGTGCTGCGGTGGTCATGCTGCGGCTCCTTCCTGGGCGATCTGGTCACGTAGGGCTTCGCGGGCGGTTTCACGGTTGAGCTGGAGGTCTCGGGCGGTGGTGGCCGCGAGGGCGGATTCACCGGGGGTGTGGCCGTGTCCGGCGTACTGCCAGTCGGTCAGGACGAGGACGGTCTCCGGCTCGCGGTCGTCCAGGCGGAAGGCGGCGGCATCCTGTGCGGCGCGGTAGTCGGCGCGTGCCTGGCGGAGGGCACCGAGGGTGGTGGAATAGCGGCGGGACTTTGAGGAAAAGTGGCCGCGAAAGCCGAGCATGTGAGCCCAGGCCCACAGCCGCCGGTCGGGATAGAGCGGGTCGAGGGCGCGGCATGCGGTGATCAGGCGGCGGGTGTGGTCGGGCACGCCGTGGCGGTCGAGTTCGGCGAGTTCACCGATGCGGCGGTCCAGGGTGCCGGTGTTCTCGGCTGCCTTGGTCGCGTACTTGGCGACGTACGAGGCAACCGCCTGCTCTGTAATGTCGGAGCCGTCCCCGAACGCCTTCACCGGCCGGACGTCGAGCTGTGCCCCCCAGCGGAACGACCGGGCGGGCTGGTCCCCGGCGGCCGGGACCGAGACCGACGTATAGGAGTGCGCCGCAGCCGCATGGATCGCGTCGGCGAGGAGATCGACCGTGGCCCAGGCGGGTGGCGGCGACTCAGCGCCCTCGGGTCCGTCGATGCGGATCACGGCGTGGAGGTGCAGGGCGCCACGCTTCTGGAATTCGGCGACCTTGCCGTACGAGACGCGGATTCGGTCAGCGAGTTCCCGGGGGGAAAGGCTGGCACGGGCGGCGAGTTCACGGCGCAGTCGTGTGGTGAAGCGCTGCCAGAGCTGTCCGGCGTGGTTGTTGAACAGGACGGATCCGGCGTAGTCGTACGTGGCCGGGTCCAGGGCGGTGCCCAGCTCCGGGGCGTCCGGGGCGTGTTGGGTGCCGCAGCGGCAGAC
Coding sequences within it:
- the repSA gene encoding replication initiator protein RepSA is translated as MPEPLLDPTTLGDLLRVASASDYARWEDQIRRTGGCADPIHLTGWVLHKDKTTGETLHHYSTAGEPGGRLRLACGNRRASRCPSCAWTYAGDTYHLIRAGLAGDDRRDIPATVRDHPRVFATLTAPSFGPVHNRPDRGVCRCGTQHAPDAPELGTALDPATYDYAGSVLFNNHAGQLWQRFTTRLRRELAARASLSPRELADRIRVSYGKVAEFQKRGALHLHAVIRIDGPEGAESPPPAWATVDLLADAIHAAAAHSYTSVSVPAAGDQPARSFRWGAQLDVRPVKAFGDGSDITEQAVASYVAKYATKAAENTGTLDRRIGELAELDRHGVPDHTRRLITACRALDPLYPDRRLWAWAHMLGFRGHFSSKSRRYSTTLGALRQARADYRAAQDAAAFRLDDREPETVLVLTDWQYAGHGHTPGESALAATTARDLQLNRETAREALRDQIAQEGAAA